In one window of uncultured Campylobacter sp. DNA:
- a CDS encoding sulfatase-like hydrolase/transferase: protein MREKFYVALANIGGLIARTKAGKLVVRLLMKIDRGFFAALRERPVWRAFWLSTALCLLACWAKIHYQINGPIFAYIAESFPAVFIINLLIFHLCYLLSGRFFKLVSFVLLALIALIASVALFLIVNFDSSFNVVAIDALVHTDAAETREFVLQFLNPATILYLAALLGCIFVALRAGQRKREQTHSRLRLLLAALYLIYGAIFCADIAIKASQGKQGYITKLSQYVPLEFAFTIKDYLSDKNFITDMREVQLGYDEAKRANESVLKSGANSDPQGAASGSTSENSAPASSAQAQNSGANLNSTSALGAMAQSSGEILNSVPQSPGAISNSKTTDAAINPALQKSRVKNIILIIGESLQRGHMSLYGYGVKNTPLLEGLEASGNLIKFSDTISPYGTTNQVLMRLLNFSDYESERKRAWFRNLSIIDMFKLSGYRTFWISNQEAFGAHALSAKSAADRADAESFLSKSNLYETVRIKPDGVLLPLINQAKTGQGERNFYVIHLIGSHMDYSLRYPEGFGKFSAADVKAKLTSKQKDVVAYYDNSVLYNDFVINEIFKIFLGDDSLIVYLSDHGENLYENGRLGHGMESRFTYEIPLIFIGSREFLSDHAKLWQRLAAAKDKPFMSDDLAHLLADIIGVAPLEFDERKSPIRADFNASRKRIANGVDYDEKLKNTKGYEFE, encoded by the coding sequence ATGAGAGAAAAATTTTATGTAGCGCTAGCAAATATAGGCGGGCTTATAGCGCGGACGAAAGCGGGCAAGCTCGTAGTGCGCTTGCTTATGAAAATCGACCGCGGCTTTTTTGCTGCGCTGCGCGAACGTCCCGTATGGAGAGCGTTTTGGCTTAGCACGGCGCTATGCTTGCTCGCTTGCTGGGCTAAGATACATTATCAGATTAACGGCCCCATCTTTGCCTACATCGCCGAGAGTTTCCCGGCGGTATTCATCATAAATTTGCTCATCTTTCACCTCTGCTATCTGCTTAGCGGCCGATTTTTTAAGCTCGTTTCATTCGTGCTATTGGCGCTAATTGCGCTAATTGCGAGCGTGGCTTTATTTTTGATCGTAAATTTCGACTCAAGCTTCAACGTCGTGGCGATCGATGCGCTTGTGCATACCGACGCAGCCGAGACGCGCGAGTTTGTTTTGCAGTTTCTTAACCCTGCGACGATTTTATATCTAGCGGCGTTGCTTGGCTGCATTTTCGTGGCGTTAAGAGCAGGGCAGAGAAAGAGGGAGCAAACGCATAGCCGCCTAAGATTGCTGCTAGCAGCGCTTTATCTTATCTACGGGGCGATCTTTTGCGCAGATATCGCCATCAAAGCTTCCCAGGGCAAGCAGGGCTATATAACCAAGCTATCGCAATACGTCCCGCTGGAGTTTGCCTTTACGATAAAAGACTATCTGAGCGATAAAAATTTCATCACCGATATGCGCGAAGTGCAGCTCGGATATGACGAGGCCAAGCGCGCGAACGAAAGCGTTTTAAAGAGCGGCGCAAATTCAGATCCGCAAGGCGCCGCCTCGGGCTCCACGTCTGAAAATTCCGCGCCCGCATCAAGTGCCCAGGCGCAAAATTCCGGCGCAAACTTAAATTCTACGTCTGCCTTGGGCGCTATGGCGCAGAGCTCCGGCGAGATTTTAAATTCCGTACCACAAAGCCCCGGCGCGATTTCAAATTCCAAAACCACTGACGCTGCTATAAACCCCGCCTTGCAAAAGTCTCGTGTCAAAAATATCATCTTAATAATCGGCGAGAGCTTGCAGCGCGGGCATATGTCGCTCTACGGCTACGGCGTTAAAAATACGCCGCTTTTGGAGGGTCTCGAAGCAAGCGGCAATCTGATAAAATTTAGCGATACAATCTCGCCTTACGGCACGACTAATCAGGTGCTGATGCGGCTTTTAAATTTCAGCGATTACGAAAGCGAGCGCAAAAGGGCGTGGTTTCGCAACCTTAGCATTATCGATATGTTTAAGCTAAGCGGCTACCGCACCTTTTGGATCAGCAATCAAGAGGCTTTCGGCGCACATGCGTTAAGCGCTAAAAGCGCTGCCGATCGCGCGGACGCGGAATCCTTCCTCTCAAAGAGTAATCTTTATGAAACCGTCCGCATCAAGCCTGACGGAGTGCTGCTTCCACTCATAAATCAGGCGAAAACGGGGCAGGGCGAGCGAAATTTCTACGTGATCCATCTCATCGGTAGCCATATGGATTACAGCCTGCGCTATCCTGAGGGATTTGGCAAGTTTAGCGCGGCGGATGTAAAGGCAAAACTTACTTCCAAGCAGAAAGATGTCGTCGCATATTATGATAACAGCGTGCTTTACAACGATTTTGTCATAAATGAAATTTTTAAAATTTTTTTGGGTGATGACAGTCTCATCGTCTATCTTAGCGATCACGGAGAGAATTTATACGAAAATGGACGCCTTGGGCACGGCATGGAGAGTCGCTTTACTTACGAAATTCCGCTAATTTTCATAGGCTCTCGCGAGTTTTTGAGCGATCACGCTAAACTATGGCAGAGGCTAGCTGCGGCGAAAGATAAGCCTTTTATGAGCGATGATTTGGCACATCTGCTAGCAGATATCATCGGTGTCGCGCCACTTGAGTTTGACGAGCGCAAAAGCCCGATACGAGCGGATTTCAATGCTTCGCGCAAGCGAATTGCTAACGGAGTTGATTATGACGAGAAATTAAAGAATACGAAGGGCTACGAGTTCGAGTAA
- a CDS encoding PAS domain-containing protein — protein sequence MNQLLQTFIPTAHLIKNTIGDCEVVIHDMSTPQNSVVFVLGDVTGRRIGQSFDHLVKDVLLSKNFENDCTANYYFTAQNGKLIRSSTSLIRSADGKVIGALCVNIDTSSAMAAYKAIKDLLPNAKLDSNELQGANFTDGSCNSAALDEVSFNDGVNLETQSSNDSQQNILDIVQDLIASATHDLDVEGMKKEDRKRIVKFLAQKGIFEVKGAVELVAKALRTQKVTIYSYMDEVKKES from the coding sequence TTGAACCAACTTTTGCAGACCTTTATACCGACTGCACACCTTATTAAAAATACGATCGGCGATTGCGAGGTGGTCATCCACGATATGAGCACGCCGCAAAACTCCGTCGTTTTCGTCCTCGGCGACGTAACGGGCAGGAGGATCGGCCAAAGCTTCGATCATCTGGTAAAGGACGTGTTGTTAAGCAAAAATTTTGAAAACGACTGCACCGCAAACTACTACTTCACCGCGCAAAACGGCAAGCTCATACGCTCCTCGACTTCGCTGATCCGTAGCGCAGACGGCAAAGTAATAGGCGCGCTATGCGTAAATATCGATACTTCGAGCGCTATGGCCGCATACAAAGCAATAAAAGATCTACTGCCGAATGCAAAGCTCGATAGCAATGAGCTGCAGGGCGCAAATTTTACTGACGGAAGCTGCAATAGCGCGGCATTAGATGAAGTGAGCTTTAATGACGGCGTAAATTTAGAAACGCAAAGCTCTAACGATTCGCAGCAAAATATCCTTGACATCGTCCAAGACCTGATCGCATCGGCTACGCACGATCTGGATGTGGAGGGGATGAAGAAAGAGGATCGAAAGCGCATCGTAAAATTTCTCGCGCAAAAAGGGATTTTTGAGGTAAAGGGCGCAGTGGAGCTCGTCGCAAAGGCGCTTAGGACGCAGAAAGTCACGATTTACTCATATATGGATGAGGTAAAAAAGGAGAGCTAG
- a CDS encoding RidA family protein: protein MKEIYPTDFAPKKAHYAPGILDDDGTLYVSGQLSVDPRTGAIPEGLAAQTAQALSNVAAVLAAAGADKGDVRMCRIYTPGVENWDVIDEQYALFFGAHKPARVVVPTTALHFGCLVEIEAVAKIKEKK, encoded by the coding sequence ATGAAAGAAATTTATCCAACCGACTTCGCGCCGAAAAAGGCGCATTATGCGCCGGGCATCTTAGACGACGACGGCACGCTCTACGTCTCGGGGCAGCTAAGCGTGGATCCGCGCACGGGGGCCATCCCAGAGGGTCTTGCTGCGCAGACCGCCCAGGCTCTAAGCAACGTCGCGGCAGTGCTGGCCGCCGCGGGCGCAGATAAAGGCGACGTGCGGATGTGCCGCATCTATACGCCGGGCGTCGAGAACTGGGACGTGATCGACGAGCAATACGCGCTGTTTTTCGGCGCGCATAAGCCCGCCCGCGTCGTAGTGCCGACTACGGCTCTGCACTTCGGCTGCCTCGTAGAGATCGAGGCTGTCGCAAAAATAAAAGAGAAAAAATAG
- a CDS encoding threonine synthase, producing MSDFICTGCGKHAPIDTLSYKCDCGGLYKLNSDAPKFNPALVDQSEFSIFRYRRFMGIDTAKFREISMGEGLTASVKFGEDLYLKLDYAMPTLSFKDRGAAVLVLHAKNIGVKKVLQDSSGNAGNAVAAYCARAGIECEIYVPKGTSPKKIDMIKSHGAHVTVFDGSRDETADACRKKAVSEQIYYANHVYNPIFYEGTKSYIYEIYEQLGRVPCNIFIPVGNGTLLLGAQAALGELYEGGLIEALPKIFIVQGEHCAPLFDAKGAARAIEPQPTLAEGIAIARPMRASEILGSSYAGEREVILASENDILPARAALARGGFYVEHTTAATYAAYLRYKESRDLQGDSIIPLCGAGLKSDH from the coding sequence ATGAGCGATTTCATCTGCACGGGCTGCGGCAAGCACGCGCCCATCGATACTTTGAGCTATAAATGCGACTGCGGCGGGCTGTATAAGCTAAACTCCGATGCGCCTAAATTTAACCCCGCGCTCGTAGATCAAAGCGAGTTTAGCATCTTTAGATACCGCAGGTTTATGGGCATCGATACGGCTAAATTTAGAGAAATTTCGATGGGCGAGGGGCTCACGGCGAGCGTAAAATTTGGCGAAGACCTCTATCTTAAGCTCGATTACGCGATGCCTACGCTTTCGTTTAAAGACCGCGGCGCGGCGGTTTTGGTGCTGCACGCCAAAAATATCGGCGTGAAAAAGGTGCTACAAGACTCCAGCGGCAACGCGGGCAACGCCGTGGCGGCGTACTGCGCTCGCGCGGGCATCGAGTGCGAAATTTACGTCCCGAAGGGCACGTCTCCTAAAAAGATCGATATGATCAAAAGCCACGGCGCGCACGTCACGGTGTTTGACGGCAGCCGCGACGAGACGGCGGATGCGTGCCGCAAAAAGGCCGTGAGCGAGCAAATTTATTACGCCAACCACGTCTATAATCCGATCTTTTACGAGGGCACGAAGAGCTACATTTATGAGATCTACGAGCAGCTGGGCAGGGTGCCGTGCAATATCTTTATCCCAGTAGGCAACGGCACGCTACTGCTGGGCGCTCAAGCGGCGCTGGGCGAGCTATATGAGGGCGGTCTTATCGAGGCGCTGCCGAAAATTTTCATCGTTCAGGGCGAGCATTGCGCTCCGCTTTTTGACGCCAAAGGTGCGGCGCGAGCGATAGAGCCGCAGCCGACGCTAGCGGAGGGTATCGCGATCGCAAGACCGATGCGCGCGAGTGAAATTCTTGGCTCTAGCTACGCGGGCGAGCGAGAGGTGATCTTAGCGAGCGAGAACGACATACTGCCTGCCAGAGCGGCGCTTGCGCGCGGCGGATTTTACGTCGAGCACACGACCGCGGCTACCTACGCGGCGTATCTGCGCTACAAAGAGAGCCGCGACCTGCAAGGAGACAGCATCATCCCGCTTTGCGGCGCGGGGCTGAAGAGCGATCATTAA
- a CDS encoding GrpB family protein, which yields MSNKLLSMSLQELWQLFPIRLVPHDPRWSEYFRQEREILRGLLRDPGEIKIHHIGSTAVSGIWAKPIVDILIECSDIAAAKQRLVEAGYLLMSESKSRCSLNKGYTEAGFAERVFHVHLRNFGDADEIFFRDFLRANADIAGRYEALKLELCKRFEFDRDAYTAAKSEFVLKFTRIAKENSK from the coding sequence ATGAGCAATAAACTCCTTTCGATGAGCCTGCAAGAGCTGTGGCAGCTCTTTCCGATACGTCTCGTACCGCACGATCCGCGCTGGAGCGAATACTTTAGGCAGGAGCGCGAAATTCTGCGCGGCCTGCTGCGAGACCCCGGCGAGATCAAGATCCACCATATCGGCAGCACCGCGGTAAGCGGGATCTGGGCGAAGCCGATCGTGGATATTTTGATCGAATGCTCGGATATTGCCGCCGCCAAGCAGCGCCTGGTAGAGGCGGGCTATCTGCTAATGAGCGAAAGCAAGAGCCGCTGCAGCCTAAATAAGGGCTACACCGAAGCGGGGTTTGCCGAGCGCGTTTTTCACGTGCATCTGCGAAATTTCGGCGATGCGGATGAGATATTTTTTAGAGATTTTTTGCGGGCGAATGCGGATATCGCTGGGCGGTACGAGGCGCTTAAATTAGAACTTTGCAAGCGATTCGAGTTCGACCGCGACGCCTACACTGCGGCAAAAAGCGAATTCGTGCTTAAATTTACTCGCATCGCTAAAGAAAACTCGAAATAG
- a CDS encoding GyrI-like domain-containing protein, which translates to MKISYLDGFKIYGLKARTKNADELGGSGKIPALWAKFMKECYDGQNEIYGVYYDYEDGVSGLYDIFIGTKAPRSDEALEIKSGKYAVFSFPNEPQNVAKFWSKIWSFFEAGELKRVFGTDFEFYGGDEIKIFISVL; encoded by the coding sequence ATCAAAATTTCATATTTAGACGGGTTTAAAATTTACGGGTTAAAAGCCCGTACGAAAAATGCGGACGAGCTAGGCGGGAGTGGTAAAATTCCCGCGCTGTGGGCGAAATTTATGAAAGAGTGCTATGACGGGCAGAACGAGATTTACGGTGTCTATTACGATTACGAAGACGGCGTCAGCGGGCTTTACGATATCTTTATCGGCACCAAAGCGCCCCGCAGCGACGAAGCCTTGGAGATCAAAAGCGGCAAATATGCCGTTTTTAGCTTCCCAAATGAGCCGCAAAACGTGGCAAAGTTTTGGAGCAAAATTTGGAGCTTTTTTGAGGCCGGCGAACTAAAAAGAGTGTTTGGAACAGATTTTGAGTTTTACGGCGGAGACGAGATCAAAATTTTCATCTCGGTTTTGTAG
- the tkt gene encoding transketolase, which yields MSSEQLSKISNTIKFLSADMIQSANSGHPGTPMGLSDVMSVFMSKVRHNPKNPAWLNRDRVVFSGGHASALVYSYLYLSGYDLSMDDLKSFRRLHSKTPGHPEITTPGVEIATGPLGQGVANAVGFAMAAKYAAHLLNEEGNEIIDHRVYCFCGDGDLQEGISYEACALAGRHNLDNLTIIYDSNGITIDGSTDIAWFEDVKVRFEAQGFEVARIDGHNFDQIEFVLDEVKNKTKPYLIIANTTIGKGALELEGTAKTHGAPLGEELLARAKQSLGFDPAQSFVVSEDVLFATRAAVEKGDLEERLWKEKLAKLSDEKRVLLNELLNPDFSKIEFPDFSGLKVATRDSNGKILNAIANAVPGFLGGSADLAASNKTELKGGGDFPCGKNLHFGIREHAMAAIGNAFARYGLFIPFSATFFIFSDYLKTGARLAALMGLRHYFVFTHDSIGVGEDGPTHEPIEQLSTFRAMPDFYTFRPADGNENVKCWRTALALNAPAAFVCSRQGLEPLPKAVLGDVQNGAYLLRQSKEAQITLIASGSEVSLCLKAAAILQEQGIGANVVSAPCFELLCEQDADYLAQILEPQTKILAVEAASALEWYKFADAVHGMQSFGESGNANELFKLFGFTDVAIAKEARELLEQ from the coding sequence ATGTCGAGCGAGCAGCTAAGTAAAATTTCAAACACGATCAAATTTCTAAGCGCGGATATGATCCAAAGCGCCAACTCGGGCCATCCCGGCACGCCGATGGGGCTAAGCGACGTAATGAGCGTCTTTATGAGCAAAGTCCGCCACAACCCCAAAAATCCCGCGTGGCTGAACCGCGACCGCGTCGTATTCTCGGGCGGACACGCAAGCGCGCTCGTGTATAGTTACCTCTACCTTAGCGGATACGATTTGAGCATGGACGATCTGAAAAGCTTCAGGCGCCTACACTCCAAAACCCCGGGCCACCCGGAGATCACTACCCCGGGCGTCGAGATCGCTACCGGGCCGCTCGGTCAGGGCGTCGCAAACGCGGTAGGATTTGCGATGGCCGCGAAATACGCCGCGCATCTGCTAAACGAGGAAGGAAACGAGATTATCGATCACCGCGTCTATTGCTTCTGCGGTGACGGCGATCTACAGGAGGGCATCAGCTACGAAGCGTGCGCGCTTGCGGGTAGACACAACCTCGATAATCTCACGATAATCTATGATTCTAATGGCATCACGATCGACGGCAGCACCGATATCGCGTGGTTTGAGGATGTGAAGGTGCGATTTGAGGCGCAAGGCTTTGAGGTCGCACGCATCGACGGGCATAATTTCGATCAGATAGAATTCGTCCTTGACGAGGTCAAAAACAAAACCAAGCCCTACCTCATCATCGCAAACACCACGATCGGCAAGGGCGCGCTCGAGCTTGAGGGCACAGCCAAGACGCACGGCGCGCCGCTTGGAGAGGAGCTGCTTGCGCGCGCCAAGCAAAGCCTGGGCTTTGATCCCGCCCAAAGCTTCGTCGTAAGCGAGGACGTGCTTTTTGCAACGCGGGCTGCGGTCGAGAAGGGCGATTTAGAGGAGCGGCTTTGGAAGGAGAAACTCGCAAAGCTAAGCGATGAAAAAAGAGTACTTCTAAACGAGCTTTTAAATCCCGATTTTAGTAAGATAGAATTTCCCGATTTTAGCGGGCTTAAGGTCGCCACGCGCGATAGTAACGGTAAAATTTTAAACGCCATCGCAAACGCGGTGCCCGGCTTTTTAGGCGGAAGCGCCGATTTGGCGGCGTCGAATAAGACCGAGCTAAAAGGCGGCGGCGACTTTCCGTGCGGCAAAAATTTACACTTCGGCATCCGCGAGCACGCGATGGCGGCGATCGGCAACGCCTTTGCGAGATACGGGCTTTTCATCCCATTTAGCGCGACGTTTTTTATCTTTAGCGACTATCTCAAGACGGGCGCTAGACTTGCGGCGCTGATGGGCTTGCGCCACTATTTCGTCTTCACGCACGACAGCATCGGCGTGGGCGAGGATGGACCTACGCACGAGCCTATCGAGCAGCTTAGCACCTTCCGCGCAATGCCAGACTTCTACACCTTCCGCCCCGCGGACGGCAACGAAAACGTAAAATGCTGGCGCACGGCGCTTGCTCTGAATGCCCCCGCGGCGTTCGTCTGCTCGCGTCAAGGGCTTGAGCCGCTACCTAAGGCAGTTTTGGGCGACGTGCAAAACGGCGCGTATCTGCTAAGGCAAAGCAAAGAGGCGCAAATCACGCTCATCGCAAGCGGCAGCGAAGTCTCGCTCTGCCTAAAAGCGGCGGCGATCCTGCAAGAGCAAGGCATCGGCGCAAACGTCGTAAGCGCGCCGTGCTTCGAGCTTTTGTGCGAGCAGGACGCAGATTATTTGGCGCAAATCCTAGAGCCGCAAACTAAAATTTTAGCCGTCGAAGCCGCAAGCGCGCTTGAATGGTATAAATTTGCAGACGCGGTACACGGCATGCAAAGCTTCGGCGAAAGCGGCAACGCAAACGAGCTATTTAAGCTTTTCGGCTTCACCGACGTAGCGATTGCTAAAGAGGCGAGAGAGCTTTTAGAGCAGTAG
- a CDS encoding polyprenyl synthetase family protein, which translates to MDILEKFKDYLKRNELKASSFHPYFEEALNYMLQAGGKHFRAQLLLGVVSAVDERRFEGALAIAMALEMIHTYSLIHDDLPAMDDADLRRGRPSLHKKYDEVTAILVGDALNTDAFLIAASANLSDEIKIKCIKTLARNAGSSGMVLGQAIDCLFENSPLKQNELEFLHLHKTGALIAAAFELGAIIGGLNDELAHELYKIGLKLGLIFQIEDDIIDATGDEASAGKPVGADGAKNSFVNLLGLAGARSYKQRLIDEVSDAMSGYDASLRDLVLNLIEKYLKG; encoded by the coding sequence ATGGATATTTTAGAAAAATTTAAAGACTACTTGAAGCGCAACGAGCTGAAGGCGTCTAGCTTTCATCCGTACTTTGAGGAGGCGCTCAATTACATGCTGCAAGCGGGCGGCAAGCACTTTCGCGCGCAGCTGCTACTAGGCGTCGTCTCGGCGGTGGATGAGCGGCGCTTTGAGGGCGCGCTGGCGATCGCGATGGCGCTTGAGATGATCCACACCTACTCGCTCATACACGACGATCTGCCCGCGATGGACGATGCGGATCTGCGCCGCGGACGGCCGAGCCTGCACAAAAAATACGACGAGGTCACGGCGATTTTGGTGGGCGACGCGCTAAATACCGACGCGTTTTTGATCGCCGCGAGCGCAAATTTAAGCGACGAGATCAAGATCAAATGCATTAAAACTCTAGCGCGAAACGCGGGCAGCAGCGGCATGGTGCTGGGTCAGGCGATTGATTGCCTTTTTGAAAACAGCCCGCTAAAGCAAAACGAGCTTGAGTTTTTGCATCTGCATAAAACTGGCGCGCTCATCGCTGCGGCGTTTGAGCTAGGCGCCATAATCGGCGGACTAAATGACGAGCTCGCGCATGAGCTTTATAAGATCGGGCTGAAGCTAGGTCTCATATTTCAGATCGAGGATGATATCATCGACGCCACTGGCGACGAGGCAAGCGCAGGCAAACCCGTAGGGGCGGACGGCGCGAAAAATTCCTTCGTAAATTTACTAGGTCTTGCGGGTGCTAGAAGCTACAAGCAGCGCCTAATAGATGAGGTAAGCGACGCGATGAGCGGCTATGACGCAAGCCTGCGCGATTTGGTTTTAAATTTGATAGAAAAATACCTGAAAGGATGA
- a CDS encoding YbaB/EbfC family nucleoid-associated protein — MFEGMDFSKMGQMLDQMQAKAKQIEEENARKEFTVKSGAGMVAIRLNGAGEVLDLSIDDSLFSDKESLQILLISAIGDAIKLVENEKKGAAASMLGGLGGLGDLLGNKG, encoded by the coding sequence ATGTTCGAAGGAATGGATTTTTCAAAAATGGGGCAGATGCTCGATCAGATGCAGGCCAAGGCCAAGCAGATCGAGGAGGAGAATGCGCGCAAGGAATTTACCGTAAAATCGGGCGCGGGCATGGTCGCCATCAGGCTAAACGGCGCGGGCGAAGTGCTCGATCTAAGCATCGACGATAGCCTTTTTAGCGACAAAGAGAGCTTGCAGATCCTGCTAATTTCGGCGATAGGCGACGCGATAAAACTCGTCGAAAATGAAAAGAAAGGCGCCGCAGCATCCATGCTAGGAGGGCTCGGCGGTCTAGGCGATCTGCTCGGCAATAAGGGCTGA
- a CDS encoding DUF4259 domain-containing protein, translating to MGDWGYKAYENDEAADWFARFWESKNFDLLQSTAANFDPKNENYDEIRAAAHVLACFGSPYACPSDFLDKLQPTIRKVVAILENMIDPPSDEWIFLEIWENSPQIIDEVKRQIAELKERLK from the coding sequence ATGGGCGACTGGGGCTACAAAGCGTACGAAAACGATGAGGCGGCGGACTGGTTCGCGAGGTTTTGGGAGAGCAAAAATTTTGATCTGCTGCAAAGCACGGCAGCGAATTTCGATCCGAAAAATGAAAACTACGATGAAATCAGGGCTGCCGCGCACGTTTTAGCCTGCTTTGGCTCGCCGTATGCGTGTCCGTCGGATTTTTTAGATAAATTGCAACCGACTATCCGGAAAGTCGTTGCGATTTTGGAAAATATGATCGACCCGCCAAGCGACGAATGGATTTTTCTTGAAATTTGGGAAAACTCGCCGCAGATAATAGACGAAGTTAAGCGACAAATCGCGGAGTTGAAAGAGCGTTTAAAGTAG
- a CDS encoding tetratricopeptide repeat protein translates to MKKIVLSLALLGSFTFGVADVGREAISKCDQGDAASCKVAGLLYFTGVTREIDNDKAFNYFKKGCDGDDKEACSYLGQMYLEGKGTKQDAQKAVEAVDKSCRNGHGLACTNLGIFYLGGIGVKKDVIKGAAYLRKACDKDDWHGCAKFAMHLDIAKDTERAKEFYKKACDLGKKDPLISLADPENFKTYEGGASKAQIEAMKKDLIALIPPGNLELFNSACERYDILK, encoded by the coding sequence ATGAAAAAGATTGTTTTAAGTTTAGCTTTGCTCGGCTCTTTTACTTTCGGAGTTGCGGATGTGGGCCGCGAGGCTATAAGCAAATGCGATCAGGGCGACGCGGCTTCGTGCAAAGTAGCAGGACTCCTTTACTTCACCGGGGTGACGAGGGAAATAGACAATGACAAAGCTTTTAACTACTTCAAAAAGGGCTGCGACGGGGACGACAAAGAGGCTTGCTCTTATCTGGGGCAGATGTATCTTGAGGGGAAAGGAACGAAACAAGACGCTCAAAAGGCTGTGGAAGCGGTCGATAAATCTTGCAGGAACGGACACGGCTTAGCCTGCACGAATTTAGGGATATTTTATTTAGGCGGGATAGGAGTGAAAAAAGATGTGATAAAAGGTGCCGCATATTTACGAAAAGCGTGCGATAAAGACGACTGGCACGGATGCGCTAAATTTGCAATGCATTTGGATATCGCAAAAGACACTGAAAGGGCTAAAGAATTTTACAAAAAAGCGTGCGATTTAGGAAAGAAAGATCCGTTGATATCCCTCGCCGATCCGGAGAATTTTAAGACATACGAAGGAGGGGCTAGCAAAGCGCAAATCGAAGCTATGAAGAAGGACCTCATCGCACTCATACCGCCGGGAAACCTGGAATTATTTAACTCCGCTTGCGAGAGATACGATATTTTAAAATAA
- the panD gene encoding aspartate 1-decarboxylase, whose protein sequence is MKIEILSSKIHRARVTDANLNYVGSITIGPELIEAAGLCEYQKVEILNVNNGERFATYVICGEKKGEICLNGAAARKVCVGDVIIIVAYAQMSAKKARDFEPKIVQINGQNEIVK, encoded by the coding sequence ATGAAAATCGAAATTTTATCAAGCAAAATCCACCGCGCGCGCGTGACGGACGCCAACCTCAACTACGTAGGCTCCATTACGATAGGGCCCGAGCTCATCGAGGCTGCAGGGCTTTGCGAATACCAAAAAGTCGAGATCCTAAACGTCAATAATGGCGAGCGCTTCGCTACATACGTAATCTGCGGCGAGAAAAAGGGCGAGATCTGCCTAAACGGCGCAGCCGCGCGCAAAGTCTGCGTCGGCGACGTCATCATCATCGTGGCTTACGCACAGATGAGCGCTAAAAAAGCGAGAGATTTCGAGCCAAAAATCGTGCAGATAAACGGGCAAAACGAGATCGTAAAATAA